The sequence TGAGTGAAAGCTCAAGGAATGAATAATTTCTATAGCAATCCCAATGCTTGTTCCTACTCCGGAGACAGGCTACAGACTGACAGAACAGAAGCTGAGGAGACCCAGTCAGCTATTAAACCAGGGACAGAGGAGCGACTAGACATTTGTTTGCTGCCAAGGGACTGAATGAGGGCTGAGATGCTGTCATTTTTTCAGGTTCTGAAGAAATCCAGATGACATAAAGTAGGTTTTAAGTCCCACTCTAACCTGAGAAATCATCTCTGAAAGCAGATCAGAGGGGAAAGAATGGGTTGGCAGGAGTGGACTAAAGTACAGGTATGCAAATGGAATGCCAAAACTTTTcatcataatacaaatattacaaaCCAAAGTTTCATAACATGCATCTCTAGCCAAAGCTGGCAGTAGAGTTGTTGGAATCGCTATAGGAAGGAGCACTGGTAACAGTTGGGGAAGAAATTATCTGATAAGGATTTGTGATGCCCCTATTGCAGGATAATTGTATGCGCTAAGAAGGATGGGAAAGGGTCATCTTAGTGGGTGGCCAACAGGGAATATGGCAGCAAGAGAGTATCTGAAGGCCCCTGATTATCCAACTACTTCCACTTAAATTTCCCCTAACCGCAATGAGTCTGTTATAACCCATGGAATACTGTTAACCGCACTTGGACTATGATTTACCCTCAAAACTGGCTTAAACTGGAAAAATTACTTATCACTGCAATATGTATGATTTTGTCCTTACAAGACATTGTTGGAAGGGTCTGTGGAAAAGTACCCATGCAGAAGAGTATTGTTTGAAAATGCCACCGAAAACCCTGGATAAGTCTGTTAAAGTGTATGGAAAACAGAGCAGCTTCCCACCCTGTGTGGGGCTATGCTGACTCTCCTGCtcgcaaaaaaataaaaaagcctcaGGCAATTCTGATTCCTAAAACAAAGTGCAGTTAATTTTCCATGACACAGTTAATGGCCTTTGTTTTAGAAACTATTTCAGAAGTACTCCACATCCTGGTTGCAATAGGTTTGTGCTATTAATTGTTTTGTTCAGTGAACCACTGTATGATACTATCTCCTGGTAACTCACAAGAAGCTGTTTCTAACACATACATTAAGGTCCTGCATTCATTTACTCTGCAAGTCTTGTGCAAGGCTTTCCAAACAGCCCTGAGAGAACAGAACTGTTGGCCTGTGTTTCTGCAAAGAGCAGAGCCGCGGTGCAGCAAAGGGGAGTGCAATAGAGGTTGTCTATAATTTACGCCCATCGACTGTTACGCACTCATGGTTGAAGTAATTTGCACTCTCAGCTGGATATTAGTGCACAACTAGTGTTTGCATTATTCACCCATTTGTGAAGccaacccttccccccagctGAAGTAACTGTCAGTCTTATCTTTTAACTTGCCTGATATCCACAGATCCTTGCACGGGGAGATGATGCAGTTCCTGTGAGGATGAAGAGAAACTTGTTGGATGATTGAATTCTCTGGAATCAGTCAATGCTGACCAGGCAAAGCACTTCAATTTCTCTTGGAGGGATTCTTGAGAGTCAGGGTGTATCACCAAGAGCATTTGGTAAGGGAGAGTTAACAGAGTTCAGTTCTGATCGAATTTATACATTTATATCTGGAGTGATGCAGTTGAAGTCACTGTTACTGAAATCAGAACCTGTCCCTGCGAATTGATCCCATGTGCTACAAAGAGGCAGTGGCAGAATTTTGACTCTGAGgagttgtcataaacatacagctgagggtagcctagaattcctccttacctgtaaggggttaagatgagcaaaaggaccaatggggaaagaagatattttcaattcggggttgggggggtgaagaaggctttgtttgtggtctgtgttctgtgttctctggggaagcggAGAAGCATTAGGTCAGAAAACTGCTTCTCCTAAAATCATCTTAAAATGAGTCTCagtattgcaaaaagagtaagtaaataaggcaaggtgtgttagattatcttttgtttttagcttgtgaattttccctatgcttagaGGGAGATTTATCCcttttttctgtaactttaaagtttgacCTAGAggagaatcctctgtgttttgaatctgattaccctgtaaagttaccttccaccctgatcttacagaggtgcttcttttacttctttataataatgttctgtttttgaagaatctggtttacctatttggttggtagattattctcaaggctccccagaaaagggggagataggacttggggggatattttaaggaaacaggaactccaagtggtccttttcctgaatctttctctaactcacttggtggtggcagcagcacccatccaaggacaaggaaggatttgtgtcTTGGGGAAGCGTTTAACATAAGCTGGTAGAAAAAAGGTTCGGGGGTCCTTCATGTGGGTCCCCAGAtctttaccctagagttcagattagggaaggaaccttgacaggagtggagaaagtgaaaaagaatGTATATAATGAGGCAATGGAACACATTTACAAATAGCTTCAATGGAGGACAGATAATACAATGACCGCTTTCACCATGCACTTGCCATGTGTTTATGCACGTGTCATGATACAATGGGCCACACTCAGAAATGAAGGGCCAGAAAGGGTGACTGTGTGAAAGTTACAACTGTAAAATCACAGTTATCAAATAGGCTGCGGAACTCCCAGCCACAAGATATCACTGGGGATCAAAGCATGCAGGATTCAAAGAGGGACTGGATGCTTATAGGGGTAATTGGAAAATCCAATTTCATTAGTGagcatttttttttagaaaaggctTGGAAGGGCTCTAAACCCTCCTGATTTATACCACAATATATGGGTAACTTGTGGGTGTCAGGGGGAAACTTTCTCTGAGCGCTGGTCATCTCATAGCTCCCTATTGCAGGGTTTCTTCCACCTGCCCCTGAAGCTTCTGGAACTGGCCACTGGATAGTGCACTAGATGGACTcaagtctgatccagtctggcaaagCCTATCTTCCCATTAATTGGGTAAATCCAAGAGTATGTTTTTGCTGATCTTTTTTGAACTCCTGGGAATCTCTAGACTTGCACTCAGAGAAGAAAGATATCTAGTTAAATATCAGATAGTCTTCTGTTCTTTTACTTTTCAGGAAGAAATGTTGAAAACTCCTTGAACCTGCCCAGTCcattatgtcagctgtcaatCATACCAAATTCCAATTTACAATTTTCCTTCTCACCGGAATACCTGGAAAGGAAGATGTCTATCTCTGGATCTCTATCCCCTTCTGCTTAATGTATGTTATTTCAATAgtaggaaattcagtcattctgttcattataaaaacagatccaagcctccatgagcccatgtatattttcctttccatgttgtCCATCACAGACCTTGGCTTATCAATTTCTACCATACCAACGATACTGGGCATGTTCTTGTTCAACTCTAGGGAGATCAGCCTTGATGCCTGTTTtgcccagctgttcttcatccacttGCTTCAAAGTATGGAATCCTCCTTCCTCTTGTTGATGGCCTTTGACCGCTTCATTGCAATCTGTCACCCACTGAGATATGCCTCCATCTTAACTCCATGGAGGTTATCCAAAATGGGACTGCTGTGTGTGCTAAGAGGTGTAGTCGTAGTATTACCACTCCCTTTTCTGCTGAAACGGTTCCAATACTGTCGAACTAATATTCTCTCCCATTTCTACTGCGTACATCAGGAGGTCATGAACCTGGCTTGTTCGGATATCACAGTCAACAATGTCTATGGCTTGTCTTCTCTATTCTTAACTTTCGGGTTGGACTCGTTGCTCATCTTCCTCTCTTATGTGATGATCTTCAAAACAGTGCTGAATGTCGTGTCCCATGCGGAGTGTCTCAGGGCCTTGAACACCTGCGTTTCCCACCTCTGTGCCGTCCTGCTCTTCTACATACCAGAGATTGGCTTGTCTGTGATACACAGATTTGGGAATAGCTCTTCTCACTTGCTTCAGTTTGTCCTGGGCTACTTCTATCTGCTGGTCCCACCCCTAATGAACCCCATCGTGTACAGCGTGAAAAGCAAACAACTTCGTGCAAGGATAATCAGGGTGTTCATCAACTGAAGGGTCAGTTCCTCACGCTGCTCCCATATTAGTGACCTGGGAGTCAAAAAACACAGGCCACAGCCATCTATTCCATCCTGGACCCTAACATCTGAGACAAatagacacaaatctgacatcaggaatcataacattcaaaaaccggaaggagaacacttcaacctctctggccactcagtaaaagatttaagggtgggaattttgcaacagaaaagcttgaaaaacagactccaacgagaaactgctgaccttgaattaatgtgcaaactagataccatgaaCTTGAGTTTGAATAGagatgggagtggctgggtcattacacatattgaatctatttccttaacttaagtatcctcacaccgtCTTGTCAACTGTcaaaatgggccatcttgatgatcactacaaaaagtttttttctcctgctgataatagctcatcttaactaattagcctctcacaggtCCTATGAtgacttccaacttatctgtttGTATATATCTATcaatatcttactatatgttccattctatgcatccgatgaaatgggctgtagtCCACAAATGCTTATGCTCtcataaatctgttagtttctaaggtgccgcaagtactcctgttctttttatctgAGAAGACAGGCACTACTGATGTCCACTTTGTAGAGAGAGGTCCAGATGGGGTCTAAggcccagagcaaggggagagggaCTGGCGAGGGAGGAGAGTGCAGTCGGGAAAGGAAACCAAGGCCGGAAGCAGCATTTACAAAGTGACGCTGGTCATGGAGAGCGAGGGGAGCGGTGGGATGTTGGCCCATAAAGAGCCGTATCGGTGGCTACCCCAAACTCAGAATTCCTGTTGATACAGTCAGTAAAGAGAAGAGACGTGCATGTTGTTTCCAGTTACACCTGGCCTGTCCCTCTACCGTCTCTGCCTAAACATCCAGGGGCCATGAGAAAAGCTGCAGAGTTCTTCTCTTGTTGCAGTCCTGGCCCTTCCTGAGCGCTCTGGGTGCTGCATTCATGGGGCTGCACCAGCTGTGGACAGGGGCTACGACTTGGGCAGAGACATCCACCCTTCCGCGACACCTTCAGCCAGATTCTTGTTTCTGAGTGGTGTCAGAGACTTGATTTACACAGGAGCCCCAGGAGAAGCCATTCATGCATCCCCTCCCCTACtgatggctctgcacactgcacAACCACTGAGCCCTCTTCCCACAGAGGCAGAGCAGAACTATTTGTGTGAGTGAGGGTCTGACACACACGAGTCCTGCCAAGAGACTCAGGCCCagtttctctccccttcctccgaTTTGTCCTTCCCCAGGTGATTGGAAAGTGGTGGAAATGCATCTCAACTCCCCCAGGGAGGCACGGCTAGCTCCTAGCTCATGCAGTTTTGGGTGACCACCTAGTCAAAAGGTAAAAGCAAGACACATGAAGGAGTCTTGCCTCCCTgtgaccctgcccctgcccttcttCTCCCCCCTGAGGTTccacccactcctcctcctcttcctctaaGGCCTTTGCTCCATCTTTCCCCCCACAAGGCTTCAtgctctgctcctcctcttctccttgaGAGCCCTCCTCCTAGTCTTCCTGAAAGATAGAGCTAGGCTGTGTTAAGTgccacccaggaatcctggcccaCCGTGGGGAACCATGGACCCCCTATCTGCCCTGGGCATGGGGAGGCAAGAGGAGGAACAGAGGCTGGAAAACAGTCCCCATCCCATGACTCTGACTCCCCACAGGTAGCAAAATGGAGTTTAGTGtaagcttagattaaaacttccccaaggtacaaattaattttatcctttgcccctggatttccactgccaccaccaaactttactgggcttactgggaaatgtagtttggacacgtctttcccccccaaatcctcccaacccttgcacctcacttcgtgggaaaggtttggtaaaatcctcaccaacttccataggtgaccacagacccaaaaccttggatcttagaacaatgaaaaagtatccagttttcttacaagaagacttttaatagaagtaaaggaatcacgtctgtaaaatcaggatggtatattcCATACAGgctaattagattcaaaacacagagaatccctctaggcaaaaccttagtttacaaaaaaacacaaaaaacaggaatacacattccctccagcacagcgaatttcacaaggcaaaacaaagaaaaccgaactcattttctagctagattactaactaactttacaggagttggaaggcttgcatccttgatctgtttccggcaaaggtatcacacagacagacaaaagcctttcccccccctccaggtttgaaagtatcttgtcccctcattggtcattttgggtcaggtgccagccgggttacctgagcttcttaaccctttacaggtaaaaggactttgcttctggccaggagggatttcgtagcactgtatacagaaaggtggttacccttccctttatatttatgaagggaagggtaacaactcATCAGTtggttcaccctctataacactgatagagagatattcaAAGCTGTTTGCCTCCCtgcccaggtattaatacatactttgggtcaattaaaaagtgaaaagtgattgtattaaatacagaaagtaggatttaagaggttccaagtagtaacagatagAACATCTTGTGGGTGGAGATCCCCTCCACTCCCCTAGACAAAGTCCAGctgcaaaatggagttttggggtCCCccgggcaagtcacatgtccacgcATGACTGAGTTCCCTatcagccaagccacattcctgggaaagcccagatgtggatcGCATCTCCTAGTTCATTGTTGGCATAAGGGCTTCTTGATCGGGCACTGACTGAGAATAATCTTTTCTCACGAAGCTGACCAATTGCTTCACTGAAACCTACTCAGAATTAAAcaagtatgcagccaatattcataatttcaaatacagaaatgagacatgcatacaaacaggattaatagattcagtagatcataacctctaCAGAGGCAATAAAACCTGTTTATACGTAGCTTCAATGCAGGACAGCTAAATAGAATCACTGTTTTCAGCTATATAGAATGACTCTTTTCACTGCACTTGCCATGTCTTTACCATCTGATACATATGATACAACGGGTCACACTCAGAAGTGGAGGGCCAGAAAGGGTGTCTTTAGGAAGGTCGCAACTGTACAATCACACAGTGCTCAAGTAGGCTGTGGAACTCAAAGCCACAAGATACGAATGGGGCCAAGGGCTAAGTATGATTCAAAGAAGGACTGGAGGTTGATATGGGTAACCAGAAAATCCAATTACAGTCATgaggatttgttttttaaagtcttggAAGAGCTCTAAACCTTCCAGATTTACATCACAAAATATGCCTAACCAGTTGGTGTCAGGGGGACACTTTTCCTGGGAGCAGGTTATCTCATAGCTGCCTATTGCAGGGCTTCTTCCACTTTCCTCTGTATCATCTGGAACTGGTCattggatactgggctagatgaagtGCGGGTCTGATCCACTCTGGCAGTGCCTATCTTCCTATTGGTGCTGCAAATCCAACGATATGTATTTGTTGATCTTCCTTAAGCTCCTGAAAGTCTCTCAAGTGCCACAGAGAGCAGAAAAATGTCTCATTAAATATCATCtagtctcctgttcttttttattttaggaaGTAAATCTCAAAACTCTTCGGAATGGCCCAGTCCATTATGTCAGCTGCGAATGAAACCGTATTCAACTCTGCAGTATTCCTTTTCactgggatacctgggcaggaagaTGTCCATATCTGGATCTCTATCCCCTTCAGCTTAATGTACGCTATTTCGATATTTggaaattcagtcattctgttcattataaaaacagatccaagcctccatgagcccatgtacattttcctttccatgttggccGTCTCAGACCTTGGCTTATTGATATCCACCACACCGACAATCCTGGGCATATACTTGTTTAACTCTAGGGAGATCAGCCTTAATGCCTGTTTtgcccagctgttcttcatccacttTCTTGCAAAAATTGAATCTTCTGTACTCTTGTTCATGGCCTTTGACCGCTTTGTTGCCACCTGTAACCCACTGAGATATGCCTCCATCTTAACTCCACCGAGAATAGCCAAGATGGGGTTGGTGTTTGTGGTAAGAGGGGTGGCTGTAGCATCACCATTCCCCTGTCTCCTGAAAAGGTTCCAATACTGTCGAGCCAACGTCCTCTCGCATCCCTACTGCCTGCACCAGGATGTCATGAAGTTGGCTTGTTCAGATATCATAGTCAACACCATCTACGGCATGTTTACTACAGTTTTCACATTGGGGTTGGACTCGCTGCTCATCTTCTTCTCTCATGTGATGATCCTCAAAACAGTGCTGAGCATCGCATCCCACACGGAGTGCCTCAGGGCCCTGAACACCTGCTTCTCCCACATCTGTGCCCTCCTGCTCTTCTATATACCAGACATTGGCCTGGCTGTGATACACAGATTTGGGAATAGCTCTTCTCACTTACTTAGGATTCTCCTGGGATACGTCTACCTGCTGGTCCCGCCCCTGATAAGCCCAATCGTGTATAGCGTGAAAAGCAGACAACTTCGTGTTAGGATAATCAGGGCCTTCATCAAATGAAAGGTCAGTTCTTCACCCAGCTCCAGCATGtgtgaaagaagagagaaaaaacatgAGTGACGGCAATGGCCACCTATTCCATCCTGGTTCCTATTTCCCTGAGGCTGCTCTCTTTGCCTcatctcttcccccaaggccccacccgtACTATTCTCCTTTAACTGAGACTTTGCTCTCTCTTCTGGCTGCAAGCCAGAGCTGGGccgtggtaagagctgcccagacAACCACAGCCACTGTGAGCTGCCCCAGACTCCCCACATTTTACCCCCAAGGATGTACAAGTCAGGGAAAGTGAACAGTCTGGAGCTCCTCACAGCAGCCAGTGCTCCCGGAGCAGCTCTTACCATagtctgactcaggtctgcaTGTAAGGCGGAGCATCAGGGAAAGTGGAGAAGCAGGAGGCAGGGCTTAGTGGGAAGAGATGGGATACAGGGTGGGGCTTCAGGGGAAAAAGGAGAGTAGGGGATATGGCAAGTCTGAAACAAATGTCACCCCAGCAAGCAAGATGGTGGGGATGTTCCTGAGTAAAGGAGGAAGATGGGGCTGGAGGATCGGAGAGCCTGTGTTTTGGAGAAGACTAAATTAATGTGACCCCACAAAGGGGGCTCCTCTTTTAAGTATCCCAGGCTGAGAGTAAGCCACTGCAAGAATCTCAGAGGGAAGGTCAGCGTGCCTTCAGGGCCACCTCAGGCCTGAACGAGGCACCCTAAGGTGGCATCTGTGCTCAGCGACTTAGCCAGAGTGTGCTGTGTTCTAAGAAGCTGTTACCAATGGGAGTATGTGTGaagttattgacatgaactgtgaccgtattgatcattgttgcaaccaaggtcttATGGTGGCACCAAATATGGTAAAGCTTGTtgtgtaaggtgtctatggaaaggttatgatttgctggggATGATCATGCTGTCTGTATGCATGTATTGCTGTTGTACTTAAAGTTATATGTATTGGTTCTATGCTGTCTGTATTCCAAACTTGCGCTAtacttctgggtgacaccccagacaatttggCATTAGCAGtacctagcctgcttgatggccaaTCATCAGCTGTACAATTGACCCTTTGAAAGAAGGCAGGTACACTTTGTGACTCAGCGAGGAaggcagggacatgcctatggacagaactggTTTTACCATGCCCTGTGCTGGGAAGCTTGTGTTTGGAAtcagagactataaaaggcagctgcatcttctccattttgtcttcaatcctgctcctTACCccggaggaactttgctacactgaagctcctAATAATGGCCTGAATGACCCACCCAAGCTGTGGAtggactccagagacttgatttgagcctgcagtttattccatcactgctgcaagcctgaaccaagaactttgccattgctgtatgtaattgattactttgaccaattttagctctcatctatatttctctcttttatgaataaaccgtTAGGTTTTAGATTCTAAAAGATTGGCAACAGCAtaatttgtgggtaagatctgacttttatattgacctgggtctggggtttggtcctttgggatcaggagaccCTTTTTCCTTTCactggggtgttggttttcataaccattcatttCCATAAGCAGTGATGCTAgcggtgatactgggaaactggagtgtctgagggaattgcttaaATGATTTCTGGTTCGCGagtggggtaaaaccgaagtTCTCTGTGTTTgcctggtttggtgtgccttagttGTGAAGGACCcacagccttgggctgtgactgccctgctccaagcaatttgtcctgaattgatactttcAGAGGTGTCCCGTCAGAGGCCGCATTGCTACAGCATGCCAGCTCAGCCCCCAGGCTGCCCTAAACTCCACTGCGGTAGGGTGAGAACAGGCCAGTGAATCAAACCTCTCCTTACCATCCTCAATCTCCACAGCGCAGAGGGGAGATCTGCTGGTATAGCAGAGAATCCAGCCAGGCCTGTCACCACTCTGGTGACTGGAAGTCTGGTTCTGTGCTCCAGACACTGCTCTGTGACTCAGGACTGCTGGGTTTGCTTCCCTTGCCATGTGTCACCATGGCCAAGCCATTGGCTGTCTCTCAGCCTCTGCACAGGTGGAtaagagccctgccctgcctcacagcagTGGCGAGACATTCCAGGTGCTCAGACACTCTGAGACCCTAAGATCAGGGCGGTGTCAGGGTTCCATAGAGCATCACCTCTGACATTTGTTGATAAAAGGCTTCTTACAACAGCCTCCTGTGacagctggcctctgggaagcCCCATGATTCCAGCACCTTAGTGTCTGCAACACATTTGGGGGTGCTCGGGGCTGAGAGTGAAGGGTCGGTAGTGGATTTCTGAGGGGAGTGATGGAGTGTCACAGGGATACCAGGAGTTTCAGCACAGTCACCCGATTGGTATTTGCAACCCGTTGAGGCTCAATGGGTCTAACTGCCAAACAGTGGAGCAAGGGTCACTGGGGCCTCATCTTAGATGTCTGGCTGAGAGAAAGCAGTCTCGGGGCAAAAGTCAGTTTCACACCTCAGCTCTGTAACATGGACATGGCTGAGCACTGTGGTGACTGGGCCCAGGCTCACACAGGTTTCAGCAAAGGCTGCTTCCACAAGAAAATGGCCAAAAGATGGGAAGATGCTCTCATAGACACAGGGTAACTAAGCTGTGTCCCAAGAGCTCCTTGGCTTTCCAAAAGAACGTAAGATGGGCCAGCTCTGTTCCTCTATCTCCAGAGCAAACCCTGTCTAACTTAGTTGGTAGAGAGATGTGAGATGGATGAGTGTAGATGTGTGACAGCTGCCtgttattttaaaaccattttctctaatgctttgtgCTATTTGACAATAAACCGTCTACTTTGAAGGAGGCTGGGTTGGACTATGTAGTGCTGGTCACAAAGCCCCCTAAAGGGAAGGGATTGTGCTGTCCTACTCTCCTGCTGTGTGGGGCTATGCtgactctttaaaataaaaaaagcctcAGGCAATTCTGATTCCTAAAACAAAGAGTGGTTAATTTTCAGTGACACAGTTAATGTCCTTTTTAGAAACTATTTCAGAAGTACTCCACATCCTGGTTGCAATGGGTTTGTGCTATTAATTGTTTTGTTCAGTGAACCATTCTATGATACTATCTCCTGGTAACTCACAGGAAGCTGTTTCTAACACATACATTAAGGTCCTGCATTCATTTACTATGCAAGACTTGTGCAAGGCTTTCCAAACAGCCCTGAGAGTACAGAACCGCTGGCCTGTGTTACTGCAAAGAGCAGAGTCGAGGTGCAGCAAAGGGGAGTGCAATAGAGGTTGTACATAATTTACACCCATCAACTGTTACGCATTCATGGCTGAAGTAACCTGCACACTCAGCTAGGTATTAGTGCACAACTAGTGTTTGCATTATTCACCCATTTGTGAAGccaacccttccccccagctGAAGTAACTGTCAGTCTTATCTTGTAACTTGCCTGATATCCACAGATCATTGCACGGGGAGATGATGCCGTTCCTGTTAGGGTGAAGAGAATCTTGTTGGATGATTGATTTCTCTGGAATCAGTCAATGCTGACCGGGCAAAGCACTTCAATTTCTCTTGGAGGGATTCTTGAGAGTCAGGGTGTATCACAAAGAGCATTTGGTAAGGGAGAGTTAACAGAGTTCAGTTCTGATCGAATTTACACATTTATATGTGGAGTGCTGCAGTTGAAGTCACTGTTACTGAATTCAGAACCTGGCCCTGCGAATTGATCCCATGTGCTACAAAGAGGCAGTGGCAGAATTTTGACTCTGATGAGTTCTCATAAACATACAGCtgagggtagcctagaattcctccttacctgtaaggggttaagaagctcaaataacctggttggcacctgagcaaaaggaccaatggggaaagaagatattttcaaattggggttgtggggaggggggtggaa is a genomic window of Lepidochelys kempii isolate rLepKem1 chromosome 1, rLepKem1.hap2, whole genome shotgun sequence containing:
- the LOC140896926 gene encoding olfactory receptor 51G2-like translates to MSAVNHTKFQFTIFLLTGIPGKEDVYLWISIPFCLMYVISIVGNSVILFIIKTDPSLHEPMYIFLSMLSITDLGLSISTIPTILGMFLFNSREISLDACFAQLFFIHLLQSMESSFLLLMAFDRFIAICHPLRYASILTPWRLSKMGLLCVLRGVVVVLPLPFLLKRFQYCRTNILSHFYCVHQEVMNLACSDITVNNVYGLSSLFLTFGLDSLLIFLSYVMIFKTVLNVVSHAECLRALNTCVSHLCAVLLFYIPEIGLSVIHRFGNSSSHLLQFVLGYFYLLVPPLMNPIVYSVKSKQLRARIIRVFIN
- the LOC140896977 gene encoding olfactory receptor 51G2-like; its protein translation is MSAANETVFNSAVFLFTGIPGQEDVHIWISIPFSLMYAISIFGNSVILFIIKTDPSLHEPMYIFLSMLAVSDLGLLISTTPTILGIYLFNSREISLNACFAQLFFIHFLAKIESSVLLFMAFDRFVATCNPLRYASILTPPRIAKMGLVFVVRGVAVASPFPCLLKRFQYCRANVLSHPYCLHQDVMKLACSDIIVNTIYGMFTTVFTLGLDSLLIFFSHVMILKTVLSIASHTECLRALNTCFSHICALLLFYIPDIGLAVIHRFGNSSSHLLRILLGYVYLLVPPLISPIVYSVKSRQLRVRIIRAFIK